The genome window TATCGTGGGAACCCCAGAGGACCCCGATGAGATGGCATAATGCAGGCAGTTCATTATCCTTATGCCCCTCACCCTGCCCTGCCATAGTCAAATCATAACACACAAATCTAGAAACGGCAGCTGTTCGCTCTGCAAATTCCCATGcccatggccatggccatgcTCGGCTGCTTTTTGCGGCCAGGTGAGCGAGTCGATGTGAGAAACCGAGTAGGAAAGTGTTTCCCACGATCCTGGCAGCGATCCTGCTCCCTGGCCCGTTTGATAAGGGTGCCGGAGCCAACAATAAGAAATCGCCCGAACAATAAGGAGCGGTCTCAAGAAGCGGAAGGGTCGATGCCGAGCAACCCTCATGCCAGCACACGAAGCGTGTCCCCGTCCCTTTTGCTCCTCGAATGCCAGCACacacgacgacgacgacgatccCTTTGGCCCATTTTGGGGGTTGTTTCTGGCCAGCTATATAAGGCCGATCACCGAAGGTCTAGCAACACACAACGTCTTCGACTGTCAGAGCAGCAAGAGCTCAAAGAACTCAGCTTACACCAAAACTACAAGAagaacaaaaacacaaaatgtCGTCGCTACAAATGTCCGAGATGTCCAAGACCTATCAGTACCGCAAGGTGATGAAGCCCATGCTGGAGAGGAAGCGTCGTGCCAGAATCAACAAGTGCCTGGACGAGCTAAAGGATCTTATGGTTGCCACCTTGGAGTCCGAGGGCGAGCACGTCACCCGCTTGGAGAAAGCCGATATCCTGGAACTTACCGTTACCCACTTGCAAAAGATGAAGCAGCAGCGTCAGCACAAGCGTGCTTCCGGCGATGAGAGCTTGACTCCGGCAGAGGGCTTCCGTTCCGGCTACATCCATGCCGTCAATGAGGTCTCCCGTTCACTCTCCCAGCTGCCCGGCATGAATGTCAACCTAGGCACTCAGCTAATGACCCACCTGGGACAGCGCCTCAATCAGATCCAGCCAGCAGAAAAGGAAGTTTTGCCGGTGACCGCTCCACTCTCCGTGCACATCGCCAATCGGGATGCCTACTCCGTGCC of Drosophila mauritiana strain mau12 chromosome 3R, ASM438214v1, whole genome shotgun sequence contains these proteins:
- the LOC117144936 gene encoding enhancer of split mgamma protein; protein product: MSSLQMSEMSKTYQYRKVMKPMLERKRRARINKCLDELKDLMVATLESEGEHVTRLEKADILELTVTHLQKMKQQRQHKRASGDESLTPAEGFRSGYIHAVNEVSRSLSQLPGMNVNLGTQLMTHLGQRLNQIQPAEKEVLPVTAPLSVHIANRDAYSVPISPISSYAGSPNSNTSSTSHSLLTTIDVTKMEDDSEDEENVWRPW